From Panthera tigris isolate Pti1 chromosome D3, P.tigris_Pti1_mat1.1, whole genome shotgun sequence, one genomic window encodes:
- the LOC122232406 gene encoding mRNA decay activator protein ZFP36L3-like, whose protein sequence is MAASQREHAAGVGRSALSPGGALSLGGALSPGGALSPGDALSPGGALGPGGALSPGDTLGPGARSALRSRSAPGARSGDPPTQAAGREALGPRAQRSVREGSGLDRDRSRGLGGRRGDAAPPARPAPPRLGNPCVARPRLESQGRTRRVPRPVPGRGAVWTRCAATEGRGQGAVHGRGTPGPGRQPGLLVGAQSLRHIVTEGPKDVLDMPLPDLPSASQPQPIHRALPRPRPGSVPLCPGAWGGGTGSPPTLTGSHGVTSTGPVHAGKGGQIAHRPPAAHSPGSIRAHLRAC, encoded by the exons ATGGCTGCGTCCCAGCGGGAACACGCGGCCGGGGTGGGGCGGAGCGCGCTCAGTCCCGGGGGCGCGCTCAGCCTCGGTGGGGCGCTCAGTCCTGGGGGCGCGCTCAGTCCTGGGGACGCGCTCAGCCCTGGTGGGGCGCTCGGCCCCGGGGGCGCGCTCAGCCCTGGGGACACGCTCGGCCCGGGGGCGCGCTCAGCCCTGCGGTCGCGCTCGGCCCCGGGGGCGCGCTCAG GGGACCCGCCCACCCAGGCGGCAGGCCGAGAGGCGCTGGGTCCTAGAGCGCAACGGTCTGTCAGGGAGGGGTCGGGGCTAGACCGAGACCGAAGTCGTGGGTTGGGGGGTCGCCGCGGCGATGCTGCTCCGccggcccggcccgcccctccccggTTAGGAAACCCCTGCGTGGCGAGACCGCGCCTCGAGAGCCAGGGACGCACCAGACGCGTCCCCCGACCTGTGCCTGGGCGAGGGGCCGTGTGGACGCGGTGCGCCGCCACGGAAGGCAGAGGACAGGGTGCCGTCCACGGCCGAG GTACCCCAGGCCCAGGGCGGCAGCCGGGACTGCTGGTCGGGGCGCAGTCTCTCAGACACATCGTGACCGAAGGACCGAAGGACGTGCTGGACATGCCGCTCCCTGACTTGCCAAGTGCTTCCCAGCCTCAGCCCATTCACAGAGCTCTTCCCCGACCGAG GCCCGGGAGCGTTCCACTCTGCCCTGGAGCCTGGGGTGGAGGGACAGGCTCCCCGCCTACTCTCACTGGATCACATGGAGTCACGTCCACTGGTCCTGTTCATGCTGGCAAAGGCGGGCAGATTGCTCACCGGCCCCCAGCCGCCCACTCCCCTGGATCTATCAGGgcacatctcagagcctgctaa